Proteins encoded within one genomic window of Trichoderma asperellum chromosome 2, complete sequence:
- a CDS encoding uncharacterized protein (EggNog:ENOG41~SECRETED:SignalP(1-19)~TransMembrane:7 (n8-19c24/25o159-180i230-250o279-297i309-328o348-369i376-394o406-424i)): MLSRIHYLVCLLFAVCALAAKPLGKQVCGASCYYTLSKAKFASDNTTEQTLCTHPLRVTSTYLCIWEHCEEQEIAPGIDWWASTCKKSSKVVNLKSYESATANVTQAYINSLPTVDQGQKAIVDAVSMPSESNWNQVHRSVLTYWTNIVYHQKLRWIPYAYWGLVLFLGTVSHAIASIPVKRSNQPVRKNNAAAKIKGWFHRNLMMAPTFSYHHHQPLGWFIVPLRLQSMVIAGYIITQIFMLAFHYPVFSNNFYYKTITGQVCRILGDRLGIFMTAELPLLFLFAGRSNIFIYLTGWSYRTFSIFHRWIALILTLEGVIHGIVFSAYYVNEQGWDGYHEELSSDPTFLYGLLMVISLGISAAFAIGPIRNRIYEFFKATHISLTAVFIAALFYHIKDQFKGMYKVWVWACVGLWAGDHVLRLLRVLVMNYKTFLGQGSLAMASYSEETGMIRLQVKPSINSSRQTPGTYYFVYFPGMRFWETHPFTLAGRSRQIEDVSTYNSSSDQPSDKEKGTQSPRVTELNSEQGDTHMTFMIRPRDGMTQRLRDKLVSKGESGPLRVRVFLEGPYGTPARLDHFDDILFIAGGSGITTVLPYLRMFFEDQASQTPPSVHLAWAVRDEGFVRDVLANDLRATEGSALAASKLSMEFYITSGASGTSTPTPVSKETGNAISDTRFKRMRPDIHSMIDNFVNQSQGRAAVFVCGPAEIADTTRQAVIRQTRKVHVDVELFEEMFVW; this comes from the exons ATGCTGTCACGAATACACTACCTCGTATGCCTGCTTTTCGCTGTCTGTGCTCTGGCGGCTAAGCCCCTCGGAAAACAGGTTTGCGGTGCTTCTTGCTATTACACGTTAAGCAAGGCCAAATTCGCCTCTGATAACACGACAGAGCAAACACTTTGCACTCACCCGTTGCGTGTCACGTCAACGTATTTATGCATCTGGGAACACTGTGAGGAACAGGAAATAGCACCAGGTATCGACTGGTGGGCTTCGACATGCAAGAAGTCTTCTAAGGTGGTCAACCTCAAATCATACGAAAGCGCCACCGCCAATGTCACGCAAGCATACATTAATAGCCTTCCCACTGTGGATCAAGGGCAGAAGGCCATCGTTGATGCTGTGTCGATGCCCTCGGAGTCGAATTGGAACCAGGTTCATCGAAGTGTCCTCACTTACTGGACTAACATCGTATACCACCAGAAGTTGAG ATGGATCCCTTATGCCTACTGGGGATTGGTGCTTTTCCTGGGCACAGTCAGTCACGCAATTGCATCGATTCCAGTGAAACGCTCAAACCAGCCAGTCCGAAAGAACAACGCAGCAGCGAAAATAAAAGGATGGTTCCATCGCAACCTTATGATGGCACCTACATTCTCataccatcaccatcagccCTTGGGATGGTTCATCGTTCCGCTTCGGCTGCAATCCATGGTCATCGCTGGTTATATCATCACCCAAATATTCATGCTAGCTTTTCATTACCCTGTGTTCTCAAATAATTTTTA CTACAAAACCATCACAGGCCAAGTTTGCCGAATTTTAGGAGATAGACTTGGTATCTTCATGACGGCTGAGCTGCCAttacttttcctttttgctggACGATCAAACATCTTCATTTACCTCACCGGATGGAGTTATAGGACATTCAGTATCTTTCATCGCTGGATAGCACTGATCTTAACCTTGGAGGGTGTTATTCACGGTATCGTATTTTCAGCTTACTATGTCAATG AACAGGGATGGGATGGCTACCACGAGGAGCTGTCTTCTGATCCCACTTTCCTTTACGGACTTCTT ATGGTGATTTCATTGGGAATTTCCGCAGCTTTTGCCATTGGCCCTATTCGCAACCGAATCTACGAATTTTTTAAAGCCACTCACATTTCGCTGACGGCTGTCTTCATTGCCGCATTGTTTTA TCACATCAAGGACCAATTCAAAGGCATGTACAAGGTCTGGGTTTGGGCTTGCGTTGGCCTATGGGCAGGTGATCATGTCCTTCGTCTGCTGCGAGTTCTTGTCATGAATTATAAGACGTTCCTCGGACAAGGCTCCTTAGCAATGGCTAGTTACAGCGAAGAGACTGGCATGATTCGACTTCAGGTCAAGCCTTCTatcaacagcagccgccAAACTCCGGGAACTTATTATTTCGTATACTTTCCAGGAATGCGCTTTTGGGAGACACACCCATTCACTTTGGCTGGAAGGTCCAGGCAGATTGAAGATGTTTCAACatacaacagcagcagcgatcaGCCAAGCGACAAGGAGAAGGGCACACAATCTCCTCGCGTGACCGAGTTGAACTCGGAACAAGGCGATACGCACATGACCTTCATGATCCGCCCTCGGGATGGAATGACTCAAAGACTACGAGACAAACTAGTGAGCAAAGGTGAATCCGGCCCGCTTCGTGTCAGGGTCTTCCTTGAGGGTCCATATGGTACTCCTGCGCGCCTCGACCATTTCGACGATATTCTCTTCATTGCCGGAGGCAGTGGAATCACGACAGTGCTGCCGTACCTCCGTATGTTCTTCGAAGACCAAGCATCTCAAACACCTCCGAGTGTGCACCTAGCTTGGGCCGTGCGAGACGAGGGTTTCGTTCGAGACGTGCTTGCCAATGACCTCAGAGCTACTGAGGGATCTGCCTTGGCAGCATCGAAACTTAGCATGGAGTTCTACATCACTTCGGGAGCTTCGGGAACTTCTACTCCTACACCAGTGTCAAAGGAAACAGGAAATGCCATTTCTGACACTAGGTTCAAGAGAATGCGTCCTGATATTCACTCGATGATTGACAACTTTGTAAACCAATCTCAAGGCCGAGCGGCCGTATTTGTCTGCGGCCCGGCTGAGATTGCTGACACAACACGGCAGGCCGTGATTAGGCAGACAAGGAAAGTTCACGTTGACGTTGAGCTCTTTGAAGAGATGTTTGTTTGGTAA